A genomic segment from Modestobacter roseus encodes:
- a CDS encoding DinB family protein encodes MTGRAVLPVLLRGYDDAWERLAARVGGLTDEEYLWEPVRSAWSVRPGDTGEWLADGAVPDPDPAPVTTIAWRTWHLAADCLADYLSRSPAGRPLPDRGRGWHGAAAPALVELAAAATAFRTAMTDLGEDGIWQPLGPAWGPFGEASWADLLVHATDELAHHGAEIALLRDLFRWR; translated from the coding sequence ATGACGGGACGAGCGGTGCTGCCGGTGTTGCTGCGCGGGTACGACGACGCCTGGGAACGGCTGGCCGCCCGGGTCGGCGGGCTGACCGACGAGGAGTACCTCTGGGAGCCGGTCCGGTCTGCCTGGAGCGTCCGTCCCGGCGACACGGGGGAGTGGCTGGCCGACGGGGCGGTCCCCGATCCGGACCCCGCGCCGGTCACGACCATCGCCTGGCGCACCTGGCACCTCGCCGCGGACTGCCTGGCCGACTACCTGAGCCGTTCCCCGGCCGGCCGGCCGCTACCCGACCGCGGCCGGGGCTGGCACGGCGCGGCCGCACCGGCGCTGGTCGAGCTGGCCGCGGCGGCGACGGCCTTCCGGACGGCGATGACCGACCTGGGGGAGGACGGGATCTGGCAGCCGTTGGGCCCGGCCTGGGGGCCGTTCGGGGAAGCGTCCTGGGCCGACCTGCTGGTGCACGCCACCGACGAGCTGGCCCACCACGGAGCCGAGATCGCGCTGCTGCGCGACCTCTTCCGCTGGCGCTGA
- a CDS encoding PH domain-containing protein: MSDTPEPDTSEPDTPGPDTAEPDTSGPDTSETVAASPPVTAVPRRLRVVTALAASGLLAVMIVVAVLLKESSTGVVAFRTSDQFAMVGLGVALAAGVLVLGRSRVQADADGIRVRNMLVEHQLPWEAVRAVRFDEHSPWASLLLSNGDELAVTAVQATDGVRAVAAVRGLRALLAAHQERTATPAPDLLYPWE; this comes from the coding sequence GTGTCCGACACCCCCGAGCCCGACACCTCCGAGCCCGACACCCCCGGGCCCGACACCGCCGAGCCCGACACCTCCGGGCCCGACACCTCCGAGACCGTCGCCGCGTCCCCGCCGGTCACCGCCGTCCCCCGCCGGCTGCGGGTGGTGACCGCCCTCGCCGCGTCCGGCCTGCTCGCGGTCATGATCGTGGTCGCCGTCCTGCTCAAGGAGTCCTCGACCGGGGTCGTCGCCTTCCGCACCTCCGACCAGTTCGCCATGGTCGGGCTCGGAGTCGCACTCGCTGCCGGGGTGCTGGTGCTGGGCCGTTCCCGGGTGCAGGCCGACGCCGACGGGATCCGGGTGCGCAACATGCTCGTCGAGCACCAGCTGCCCTGGGAGGCGGTGCGGGCCGTCCGGTTCGACGAGCACTCGCCCTGGGCCAGCCTGCTGCTCAGCAACGGTGACGAGCTGGCGGTCACCGCCGTCCAGGCCACCGACGGGGTGCGGGCCGTCGCCGCCGTCCGGGGGCTGCGGGCGCTGCTCGCCGCCCACCAGGAGCGCACCGCGACACCGGCTCCCGACCTGCTGTACCCCTGGGAATGA
- a CDS encoding uroporphyrinogen-III synthase, which produces MTESPLDHPMDDAVVEELLPLAGYTVAVTAARRSEELGALLDRRGARVVYAPAIRIVPLSDDADLVSATQDVLARPVDLVVATTGVGFRGWLEAADAWDLPLREHLLGARVLARGPKARGAIRGAGLVDAWSPESESSAEVLSHLLSGAEGPLPGRRIAVQLHGDPLPELVAGLERAGAEVVRVPVYRWVLPEDTAPLRRLVTAIAARGVDAVTFTSAPAAASLLQVSADEGVRAGVLAAFADAVLPVAVGPVTAGPLEAAGIRSVQPTRARLGALAREVVAQLPARHPVLTSGAHTLQVRGHAAVLDGRLVELPPGPMAVLRALARRPGVVVSRPDLLAELSGGGDAHAVEMAVTRLRAALAAPVVETVVKRGYRLAV; this is translated from the coding sequence GTGACCGAGAGCCCGCTCGACCACCCGATGGACGACGCCGTGGTGGAGGAGCTGCTCCCGCTGGCCGGTTACACGGTGGCGGTGACCGCGGCCCGGCGCAGCGAGGAGCTCGGCGCGCTGCTGGACCGCCGAGGCGCCCGGGTGGTCTACGCCCCGGCGATCCGGATCGTGCCGCTGTCCGACGACGCGGACCTGGTCTCGGCCACCCAGGACGTGCTGGCCCGGCCGGTCGACCTCGTCGTGGCGACCACGGGGGTGGGCTTCCGCGGGTGGCTGGAGGCCGCCGACGCCTGGGACCTGCCGCTGCGCGAGCACCTGCTGGGCGCCCGGGTGCTGGCCCGCGGCCCGAAGGCCCGCGGCGCCATCCGCGGCGCCGGGCTGGTCGACGCCTGGTCCCCCGAGTCCGAGAGCTCCGCCGAGGTGCTCTCGCACCTGCTGTCCGGCGCCGAGGGCCCGCTGCCGGGACGCCGGATCGCCGTCCAGCTGCACGGCGACCCGCTGCCCGAGCTCGTGGCCGGCCTGGAACGGGCCGGCGCCGAGGTGGTGCGGGTGCCGGTCTACCGGTGGGTGCTGCCGGAGGACACCGCCCCGCTGCGCCGGCTGGTCACCGCGATCGCCGCTCGCGGGGTCGACGCCGTCACCTTCACCAGCGCGCCGGCCGCGGCCAGCCTGCTGCAGGTCTCCGCCGACGAGGGCGTCCGCGCCGGGGTGCTCGCCGCGTTCGCCGACGCGGTCCTGCCGGTCGCCGTCGGCCCGGTGACCGCCGGGCCGCTCGAGGCCGCCGGCATCCGCTCGGTGCAGCCCACCCGGGCCCGGCTCGGGGCGCTGGCCCGGGAGGTCGTCGCCCAGCTGCCGGCCCGGCACCCGGTGCTCACCTCCGGGGCCCACACCCTCCAGGTGCGGGGGCACGCCGCCGTCCTCGACGGCCGGCTGGTCGAGCTGCCCCCGGGGCCGATGGCGGTGCTGCGGGCGCTGGCCCGCCGGCCCGGGGTCGTCGTCTCCCGCCCCGACCTGCTCGCCGAGCTGTCCGGTGGGGGCGACGCGCACGCGGTGGAGATGGCGGTGACCCGGCTGCGCGCGGCGCTGGCAGCGCCGGTGGTCGAGACAGTGGTGAAGCGCGGGTACCGCCTGGCGGTCTGA
- the nirB gene encoding nitrite reductase large subunit NirB, with translation MGATLGGRLEGLTSLHFALDEADGVDSRQRLVVVGNGMAGARLVEEVLERRGGEQFAITVFGEEPHGNYNRIMLSHVLAGEEHEDDIVLNSHDWYADNGIVLRAGVRVERIDTHAKLVYASDGTATGYDQLVIATGSRSFVPPMEGIRTADGALMPGVLGFRTIDDTRAMLAAAAEHEKAVVVGGGLLGLEAARALQGHGLAVEVVHAGTHLMNQQLDPDGGAILKQSVEDLGIIVHLATRTTEVIGPDRVRGVVLADGRALDADLLVLAAGIRPVTEVALMSGIEVERGVVVDDQLRTDDPDVYAVGECAQHRGEVYGLVAPVWEQARVLADVLTGTDPDAEYHGSRTATKLKVAGVDVATMGLNRPERDADEFLVISEPRRGVHLSVVIRDDVLIGATLLGDTRKVAFLTQAFDRGTPLPEERIRLLVDLSDGAAEVGVAELPAESQVCNCNGVTKQAICDAVAGGCASVGGVMDATRAGKGCGSCKGLVQQIVEWAADGDVVEDPAASWYVPGIPLAKPALMAEIRSRDLRSVSAVFAALAPGGAEDAKSKMALTSLLRMIWGSDYEQENDAKFINDRVHANIQRDGTFSVVPQMKGGVTTAAQLRTIADVAEKYEVPMIKVTGGQRIDLLGVRKEDLPAMWADLGMPSGYAYGKSMRTVKTCVGSDFCRFGLGDSTQLGIDLETRFQGIESPAKIKMAVVGCPRNCAEAYVKDVGVVAVGNGKWEVYVGGAAGASVRKGDLLATVDSPAAVMELTGRFVQYYRENANWLERTYDFVPRVGLAHLQQVLLEDSEGIVVHLDEGIQRSIDAYTDPWAQDRAEPATAGQFRPALPLVELPKVPVR, from the coding sequence ATGGGCGCCACCCTCGGCGGTCGCCTCGAGGGGCTGACCTCGCTGCACTTCGCGCTGGACGAGGCCGACGGCGTGGACTCCCGGCAGCGCCTGGTGGTGGTCGGCAACGGCATGGCCGGCGCCCGGCTGGTCGAGGAGGTGCTCGAGCGCCGCGGCGGCGAGCAGTTCGCGATCACCGTCTTCGGCGAGGAGCCGCACGGCAACTACAACCGGATCATGCTGTCCCACGTGCTGGCCGGCGAGGAGCACGAGGACGACATCGTGCTCAACAGCCACGACTGGTACGCCGACAACGGCATCGTGCTGCGGGCCGGCGTCCGGGTCGAGCGGATCGACACCCACGCCAAGCTCGTCTACGCCTCCGACGGGACGGCGACCGGCTACGACCAGCTGGTCATCGCCACTGGCAGCCGCTCGTTCGTGCCCCCGATGGAGGGCATCCGCACCGCCGACGGCGCACTGATGCCCGGCGTGCTGGGCTTCCGCACCATCGACGACACCCGGGCGATGCTCGCCGCGGCGGCCGAGCACGAGAAGGCGGTCGTCGTCGGCGGCGGGCTGCTGGGCCTGGAGGCCGCCCGCGCGCTGCAGGGCCACGGCCTGGCCGTCGAAGTGGTGCACGCCGGCACCCACCTGATGAACCAGCAGCTCGACCCCGACGGCGGCGCCATCCTCAAGCAGTCGGTGGAGGACCTCGGCATCATCGTGCACCTGGCCACCCGCACCACCGAGGTGATCGGGCCCGACCGGGTGCGTGGCGTGGTGCTCGCCGACGGCCGGGCCCTCGACGCCGACCTGCTGGTGCTCGCCGCCGGCATCCGCCCGGTCACCGAGGTCGCGCTGATGAGCGGCATCGAGGTCGAGCGCGGCGTCGTCGTCGACGACCAGCTGCGCACCGACGACCCCGACGTCTACGCGGTGGGGGAGTGCGCCCAGCACCGCGGCGAGGTCTACGGCCTGGTCGCCCCGGTGTGGGAGCAGGCCCGGGTGCTCGCCGACGTGCTCACCGGCACCGACCCGGACGCCGAGTACCACGGCTCGCGCACCGCCACCAAGCTCAAGGTCGCCGGGGTCGACGTCGCCACCATGGGGCTCAACCGGCCCGAACGGGACGCCGACGAGTTCCTGGTCATCTCCGAGCCGCGCCGCGGGGTGCACCTGTCGGTGGTGATCCGCGACGACGTCCTCATCGGCGCCACGCTGCTCGGCGACACCCGCAAGGTCGCCTTCCTCACCCAGGCCTTCGACCGGGGCACCCCGCTGCCGGAGGAGCGGATCCGGCTGCTGGTCGACCTCTCCGACGGCGCGGCCGAAGTCGGCGTCGCCGAGCTGCCCGCCGAGTCGCAGGTGTGCAACTGCAACGGCGTCACCAAGCAGGCCATCTGCGACGCCGTCGCCGGTGGCTGCGCGAGCGTCGGCGGCGTCATGGACGCCACCCGCGCCGGCAAGGGCTGCGGCTCCTGCAAGGGCCTGGTGCAGCAGATCGTCGAGTGGGCCGCCGACGGCGACGTCGTCGAGGACCCGGCCGCGAGCTGGTACGTGCCGGGCATCCCGCTGGCGAAGCCCGCGCTGATGGCCGAGATCCGCTCCCGGGACCTGCGGTCGGTGTCGGCCGTCTTCGCCGCGCTCGCCCCCGGCGGTGCGGAGGACGCCAAGTCGAAGATGGCGCTGACCTCGCTGCTCCGGATGATCTGGGGCAGCGACTACGAGCAGGAGAACGACGCCAAGTTCATCAACGACCGGGTGCACGCCAACATCCAGCGCGACGGCACCTTCTCCGTCGTCCCGCAGATGAAGGGCGGGGTGACGACGGCGGCCCAGCTGCGCACGATCGCCGACGTCGCGGAGAAGTACGAGGTCCCGATGATCAAGGTGACCGGCGGGCAGCGGATCGACCTGCTCGGCGTCCGCAAGGAGGACCTGCCCGCGATGTGGGCCGACCTCGGCATGCCCTCCGGCTACGCCTACGGCAAGAGCATGCGCACGGTGAAGACCTGCGTCGGGTCGGACTTCTGCCGGTTCGGTCTCGGCGACTCCACCCAGCTGGGCATCGACCTGGAGACCCGGTTCCAGGGCATCGAGAGCCCGGCCAAGATCAAGATGGCCGTGGTCGGTTGCCCCCGCAACTGCGCCGAGGCCTACGTGAAGGACGTCGGCGTGGTCGCGGTCGGCAACGGGAAGTGGGAGGTCTACGTCGGTGGGGCCGCGGGCGCGAGCGTGCGGAAGGGCGACCTGCTGGCCACGGTCGACTCCCCGGCGGCGGTCATGGAGCTGACCGGGCGGTTCGTGCAGTACTACCGGGAGAACGCCAACTGGCTGGAGCGCACCTACGACTTCGTGCCCCGGGTCGGGCTGGCGCACCTCCAGCAGGTGCTGCTGGAGGACAGCGAGGGCATCGTGGTGCACCTCGACGAGGGCATCCAGCGCTCGATCGACGCCTACACCGACCCCTGGGCGCAGGACCGCGCGGAACCCGCCACCGCCGGCCAGTTCCGCCCCGCGTTGCCGCTGGTCGAGCTGCCGAAGGTGCCGGTCCGATGA
- a CDS encoding DUF2000 domain-containing protein, whose product METLLDPAAEAPVAGPPWPTKIAVLLREGLLPWQELNVTAFLSSAIAAAVPELIGAPYEDGDGTRYLAMFRQPVLVLTGPAQLLGSARTKALARGLPTSLFTADLFATGGDAENRAAVRAVPGADLDLVGLAVHGPRNAVDKILKGARMHA is encoded by the coding sequence ATGGAGACGCTGCTCGACCCGGCCGCTGAGGCACCGGTCGCCGGCCCGCCGTGGCCGACCAAGATCGCCGTCCTGCTGCGTGAGGGGCTGCTGCCCTGGCAGGAGCTCAACGTGACCGCCTTCCTGTCCAGCGCGATCGCCGCGGCGGTGCCCGAGCTGATCGGCGCGCCGTACGAGGACGGCGACGGCACCCGGTACCTGGCGATGTTCCGCCAGCCGGTGCTGGTGCTCACCGGCCCGGCGCAGCTGCTGGGCAGTGCCCGGACCAAGGCGCTGGCCCGGGGCCTGCCGACGTCGCTGTTCACCGCCGACCTGTTCGCCACCGGCGGCGACGCGGAGAACCGCGCGGCCGTCCGGGCGGTGCCCGGCGCCGACCTGGACCTGGTCGGGCTCGCCGTCCACGGCCCGAGGAACGCCGTCGACAAGATCCTCAAGGGCGCCCGCATGCACGCCTGA
- a CDS encoding helix-turn-helix domain-containing protein: MADEVRAWRPAVPGLTEVFHAHFTDHVYPAHTHDAWTLLLIDDGAVRYDLDRHAHGATTTAVTLLPPGVPHDGRSQHPGGFRKRVLYLEPATLGTHRVGSAVDSPAFADRALRDRVSQLHAALAPHTEGLEAESRLAFVLERLRQHLDADVRSAPDVRDDRLADRLRELLDARLVEGVSLEAAAVEFGVHPTHMVRAFTRRHGLPPHRYLTGRRIDRARRLLLAGQPPAEVATAAGFYDQAHLTRHFRRVLGTTPAAYARSA; the protein is encoded by the coding sequence GTGGCAGACGAGGTGCGCGCCTGGCGCCCGGCCGTCCCCGGGCTGACCGAGGTCTTCCACGCGCACTTCACCGACCACGTCTACCCGGCGCACACCCACGACGCGTGGACGTTGCTGCTCATCGACGACGGCGCGGTGCGCTACGACCTGGACCGCCACGCGCACGGCGCCACCACCACCGCGGTGACCCTGCTGCCGCCCGGGGTGCCGCACGACGGGCGGTCGCAGCACCCCGGCGGCTTCCGCAAGCGGGTGCTGTACCTGGAGCCGGCGACGCTCGGCACCCACCGGGTCGGCTCGGCCGTCGACTCCCCGGCGTTCGCCGACCGGGCGCTGCGGGACCGGGTGTCGCAGCTGCACGCCGCGCTCGCCCCGCACACCGAGGGGCTGGAGGCCGAGAGTCGGCTGGCGTTCGTGCTGGAGCGGCTGCGGCAGCACCTCGACGCCGACGTCCGGTCCGCGCCCGACGTGCGGGACGACCGGCTGGCCGACCGGCTGCGCGAGCTGCTCGACGCGCGGCTCGTCGAGGGGGTCTCCCTGGAGGCGGCGGCCGTGGAGTTCGGGGTGCACCCCACGCACATGGTGCGGGCGTTCACCCGCCGGCACGGGCTGCCGCCGCACCGGTACCTGACCGGACGCCGGATCGACCGGGCGCGGCGGCTGCTGCTCGCCGGTCAGCCACCGGCCGAGGTGGCGACGGCGGCCGGCTTCTACGACCAGGCGCACCTCACCCGGCACTTCCGCCGGGTGCTCGGGACGACGCCGGCCGCCTACGCCCGTTCCGCCTGA
- the infC gene encoding translation initiation factor IF-3, translating into MGQRTPHRSSRGEAITEPRINDRIRVPEVRLVGPEGEQVGVVSIGEALRLAQDSELDLVEVAPMARPPVVKLMDYGKFKYETAQKAREARRNQALTVIKEMRLRLKIDPHDYETKKGHVERFLKGGDKVKITVMFRGREQSRPEMGYKLLQRLAGDVADLGVVESNPKQDGRNMVMVIAPHRNQAATDAARRSAKQEKQAANDATAEQAPPA; encoded by the coding sequence GTGGGCCAGCGAACTCCTCACCGCAGCAGCAGAGGAGAGGCCATCACCGAGCCCCGCATCAACGACCGTATCCGCGTCCCCGAGGTCCGCCTGGTCGGTCCCGAGGGCGAGCAGGTCGGCGTCGTGTCGATCGGCGAGGCGCTGCGCCTCGCGCAGGACAGCGAGCTCGACCTCGTCGAGGTCGCGCCCATGGCGCGTCCGCCCGTCGTCAAGCTCATGGACTACGGCAAGTTCAAGTACGAGACCGCGCAGAAGGCCCGCGAGGCCCGGCGCAACCAGGCGCTCACCGTCATCAAGGAGATGCGGCTGCGCCTGAAGATCGACCCGCACGACTACGAGACCAAGAAGGGCCACGTCGAGCGCTTCCTCAAGGGCGGCGACAAGGTCAAGATCACCGTGATGTTCCGCGGTCGCGAGCAGTCCCGCCCGGAGATGGGCTACAAGCTGCTGCAGCGGCTGGCCGGCGACGTCGCCGACCTCGGGGTGGTGGAGTCCAACCCCAAGCAGGACGGCCGGAACATGGTCATGGTGATCGCACCGCACCGGAACCAGGCGGCGACGGACGCGGCGCGGCGGTCCGCCAAGCAGGAGAAGCAGGCGGCCAACGACGCGACCGCGGAGCAGGCGCCCCCGGCCTGA
- a CDS encoding formate/nitrite transporter family protein — protein MSYVAPKDFVTKMIDAGEAKVFMATRDTLIRAFMAGAILALAAAFAVTVTVQTGQPIVGALLFPVGFCLLYLLGFDLLTGVFTLVPLALFDKRPGVTVRGMLRNWGLVFTGNFAGAFTVAVIMAVIFTYGFAMPPNEVGQAIGTIGEGRTVGYAEYGAAGMLTLFLRGVLCNWMVSTGVVAAMMSTSVSGKVIAMWMPILLFFYMGFEHSIVNMFLFPSGLLLGGDFSIGDYLVWNEIPTVVGNLVGGLAFVGLTLYATHARTGASRKPLLTSDLPPDAAVPADTTPVGMQ, from the coding sequence ATGTCCTACGTGGCGCCCAAGGACTTCGTCACCAAGATGATCGACGCCGGCGAGGCCAAGGTCTTCATGGCCACCCGCGACACCCTGATCCGCGCCTTCATGGCCGGGGCGATCCTCGCCCTGGCCGCCGCCTTCGCGGTCACCGTCACCGTGCAGACCGGCCAGCCGATCGTCGGCGCCCTGCTGTTCCCGGTCGGCTTCTGCCTGCTCTACCTGCTCGGGTTCGACCTGCTCACCGGCGTCTTCACGCTGGTGCCGCTGGCCCTGTTCGACAAGCGGCCCGGGGTGACCGTCCGCGGCATGCTGCGCAACTGGGGCCTGGTCTTCACCGGCAACTTCGCCGGCGCGTTCACCGTCGCGGTGATCATGGCGGTGATCTTCACCTACGGCTTCGCGATGCCCCCGAACGAGGTCGGCCAGGCCATCGGCACGATCGGTGAGGGCCGGACCGTCGGCTACGCCGAGTACGGCGCCGCCGGGATGCTGACGCTGTTCCTGCGCGGCGTGCTGTGCAACTGGATGGTCTCCACCGGCGTCGTCGCCGCGATGATGTCGACCTCGGTCTCCGGCAAAGTGATCGCGATGTGGATGCCCATCCTGCTGTTCTTCTACATGGGCTTCGAGCACTCGATCGTCAACATGTTCCTGTTCCCCTCGGGGCTGCTGCTGGGCGGGGACTTCTCGATCGGCGACTACCTGGTCTGGAACGAGATCCCGACCGTCGTCGGCAACCTGGTGGGCGGGCTGGCCTTCGTCGGGCTCACCCTCTACGCCACGCACGCCCGCACCGGCGCCAGCCGCAAGCCGCTGCTGACCAGCGACCTCCCCCCGGACGCGGCCGTGCCGGCCGACACCACGCCCGTCGGGATGCAGTGA
- the rpmI gene encoding 50S ribosomal protein L35, giving the protein MPKNKTHKGTAKRIRVTGSGKLVGEHTNNQHKFEAKSSSRKRRISGTGVLSKADTPRMKKLLGL; this is encoded by the coding sequence ATGCCGAAGAACAAGACGCACAAGGGCACGGCCAAGCGCATCCGCGTGACGGGCAGCGGGAAGCTGGTGGGTGAGCACACGAACAACCAGCACAAGTTCGAGGCGAAGTCCTCCTCCCGCAAGCGTCGCATCAGCGGCACCGGGGTGCTGTCCAAGGCCGACACCCCCCGGATGAAGAAGCTCCTCGGTCTCTGA
- the cynS gene encoding cyanase: MTPILSKSDAADLVVAARIRRGLTWAQLAEEIGAPVVWTTAALLGQHPMSKHQAELAAKLLGLDETVAESLQLQPSRGTDPARMADPTIYRLTEALSVYGPALKELIHEEFGDGIMSAINFNVDVARRPHPDGDRVVITLDGKFLDYRW, translated from the coding sequence ATGACCCCGATCCTGTCCAAGTCCGACGCCGCCGACCTGGTCGTCGCCGCGCGGATCCGCCGGGGGCTCACCTGGGCCCAGCTCGCCGAGGAGATCGGCGCACCGGTCGTGTGGACCACCGCTGCACTGCTGGGGCAGCACCCGATGAGCAAGCACCAGGCCGAGCTCGCCGCCAAGCTGCTCGGCCTGGACGAGACCGTGGCGGAGAGCCTGCAGCTGCAGCCCTCCCGCGGCACCGATCCCGCCCGGATGGCCGACCCGACGATCTACCGGCTCACCGAGGCGCTGTCGGTCTACGGCCCGGCGCTCAAGGAGCTGATCCACGAGGAGTTCGGCGACGGGATCATGAGCGCGATCAACTTCAACGTCGACGTCGCGCGCCGTCCCCACCCCGACGGTGACCGGGTGGTCATCACCCTCGACGGCAAGTTCCTGGACTACCGCTGGTGA
- a CDS encoding SigE family RNA polymerase sigma factor, whose translation MDGLSFEDFVSREQAALLRLAVLLAGDRGHAEDLVQTALLKSYRHWGRVTCTGDPTAYVRRVLVTSHTSWRRRLSTTEQVVEQLPDRAAPPATEDDEELRAALRALPPRMRTAVVLRYYADLSEQQTAAAMGCSASTVNTQTARGLARLRELLSPPAYAAREERA comes from the coding sequence GTGGACGGGCTGAGCTTCGAGGACTTCGTGTCCCGGGAGCAGGCAGCGCTGCTGCGGCTCGCCGTCCTGCTGGCCGGGGACCGAGGGCACGCGGAGGACTTGGTGCAGACGGCGCTGCTGAAGAGCTACCGACACTGGGGCCGGGTCACCTGCACCGGTGACCCGACCGCCTACGTCCGGCGGGTGCTGGTGACCAGCCACACCAGCTGGCGACGGCGGCTGTCGACCACCGAACAGGTCGTCGAGCAGCTGCCCGACCGGGCCGCGCCCCCCGCGACGGAGGACGACGAGGAGCTGCGGGCCGCGCTGCGCGCCCTGCCCCCGCGCATGCGCACTGCCGTCGTCCTGCGCTACTACGCCGACCTGTCCGAGCAGCAGACCGCGGCGGCGATGGGCTGCTCGGCCAGCACCGTGAACACGCAGACCGCGCGGGGGCTGGCCCGGTTGCGCGAGCTGCTGAGCCCACCGGCGTACGCCGCCCGGGAGGAACGAGCCTGA
- a CDS encoding MFS transporter encodes MTDTQLDRAGVAVAPTPAPPAGNGPVARVGGRWIDHYDPEDPAFWASPQGKPVARRNLVWSVFAENIGFSVWQLFSVSTAVLASIGYGFTSNQLFWLVATAGLVGAIMRVPYTFMPALFGGRNWTVVSAALLLLPVTLLVVAATTDQPYWFWVLTAITCGFGGGNFASSMANISFFYPDKEKGFALGLNAAGGNIGVAIIQLVGPLAAGAGALAVVGGVTGTTEDGADRYVQNVALIWVPFILLAMAGAWFGMHNLSGAKANIGAQAAITRRKQTWIMSFLYIGAFGSFIGFSGAFPLVLANEFAANTYQYAFLGPLVGSLTRPLGGLLADRVGGARVTVVTFVGQALAIGVAIAFVNAGSFAGFLLSFLVLFGIVGMTNGSTYRMIPIIYRAEAAAASTGETPAQTMYRARRDTAAAVGIISAVGALGAVFIPRIISESYSATGGVGTALGAFCAFYVACVAVTWFVYLRRGTLMQQAGV; translated from the coding sequence ATGACAGACACCCAGCTCGACCGCGCCGGCGTCGCCGTCGCACCCACCCCGGCCCCGCCGGCCGGCAACGGGCCGGTCGCCCGGGTCGGTGGCCGCTGGATCGACCACTACGACCCGGAGGACCCCGCCTTCTGGGCCTCTCCGCAGGGCAAGCCGGTCGCCCGGCGCAACCTCGTCTGGTCGGTGTTCGCGGAGAACATCGGGTTCAGCGTCTGGCAGCTGTTCAGCGTCTCCACGGCCGTGCTCGCCTCGATCGGCTACGGGTTCACCAGCAACCAGCTGTTCTGGCTGGTCGCCACGGCCGGGCTGGTCGGGGCGATCATGCGGGTGCCCTACACGTTCATGCCAGCGCTGTTCGGCGGCCGGAACTGGACGGTGGTCAGCGCCGCGCTGCTGCTGCTGCCGGTGACGCTGCTCGTCGTCGCCGCGACCACCGACCAGCCCTACTGGTTCTGGGTGCTGACCGCGATCACCTGCGGGTTCGGCGGCGGCAACTTCGCCTCGTCGATGGCCAACATCTCCTTCTTCTACCCGGACAAGGAGAAGGGCTTCGCGCTCGGGCTGAACGCCGCCGGCGGGAACATCGGCGTCGCGATCATCCAGCTGGTGGGCCCGCTGGCCGCCGGGGCCGGGGCGCTCGCCGTCGTCGGCGGGGTCACCGGCACCACCGAGGACGGCGCGGACCGCTACGTGCAGAACGTGGCGCTGATCTGGGTGCCGTTCATCCTGCTGGCGATGGCCGGCGCCTGGTTCGGCATGCACAACCTCTCCGGCGCCAAGGCCAACATCGGCGCCCAGGCCGCGATCACCCGGCGCAAGCAGACCTGGATCATGTCCTTCCTGTACATCGGCGCCTTCGGCTCGTTCATCGGCTTCTCCGGCGCCTTCCCGCTGGTGCTGGCCAACGAGTTCGCCGCGAACACCTACCAGTACGCGTTCCTCGGGCCGCTGGTCGGCTCGCTCACCCGGCCGCTGGGCGGGCTGCTCGCCGACCGGGTGGGCGGGGCGCGGGTGACCGTGGTGACCTTCGTCGGCCAGGCCCTGGCCATCGGGGTGGCGATCGCCTTCGTGAACGCCGGCAGCTTCGCCGGGTTCCTGCTCAGCTTCCTGGTGCTGTTCGGGATCGTCGGCATGACCAACGGCTCCACCTACCGGATGATCCCGATCATCTACCGCGCCGAGGCGGCCGCCGCCAGCACCGGCGAGACCCCGGCGCAGACGATGTACCGGGCCCGGCGGGACACTGCCGCCGCGGTCGGCATCATCTCCGCCGTCGGCGCGCTGGGCGCGGTCTTCATCCCGCGGATCATCTCCGAGTCCTACAGCGCGACCGGCGGGGTCGGGACGGCGCTGGGCGCCTTCTGCGCCTTCTACGTGGCCTGCGTGGCGGTGACCTGGTTCGTCTACCTGCGCCGCGGCACGCTGATGCAGCAGGCCGGCGTGTGA
- a CDS encoding Rieske (2Fe-2S) protein, producing the protein MSLTRTETSAGGPGLFGTRATGTAHVVGRVEDVPPGEGRAFVAGDVQVAVFRLRDGSLHATQAACPHAGGPLADGQTDTDVLVCPLHLYTFRWADGTSPGGAGPVRVYPVHEEDGRLVVTV; encoded by the coding sequence ATGAGCCTCACGCGCACCGAGACCTCGGCCGGCGGACCGGGTCTGTTCGGCACCCGGGCGACCGGCACCGCACACGTGGTCGGCCGGGTCGAGGACGTGCCGCCGGGGGAGGGCCGGGCGTTCGTCGCCGGCGACGTCCAGGTGGCGGTGTTCCGGCTGCGCGACGGGTCGCTGCACGCCACCCAGGCCGCCTGCCCGCACGCCGGCGGTCCGCTGGCCGACGGGCAGACCGACACCGACGTGCTCGTCTGCCCGCTGCACCTCTACACGTTCCGCTGGGCCGACGGCACCAGTCCCGGGGGCGCGGGGCCGGTGCGGGTCTACCCGGTGCACGAGGAGGACGGGCGGCTCGTCGTCACCGTCTGA